GGCCATGCGGCCCAGCCTAGGGCGCGCCGAGACGTCCGACGTCGTGATTTCACCCACCGAATCGCCCGGATAGCACATTTCGGCTTGACGGACGTGGATGACACGCGTGTAATTTCTCTAATGCAGTTTTCATATAACGGCATGAAGGGGCGCATCATGTGGAACGTGCTGGGCGATGATCTGGGGGCCTTTCCCTCGGATGCAGGTCAGCCGGTAGAGACGGTGGCTCCTGTGCTGCCTCTCTTCGGCGAGGTGGTCGACGACGGGCTCATGGGTTGGCAGGAGCGCGCGCTGTGCGCCCAGACCGACCCCGAGGCGTTCTTCCCCGAGAAGGGGGGATCGACCCGCGAGGCCAAGAAGGTCTGCACGGGCTGCGAGGTCCGGGCCGAGTGCCTCGAGTACGCGCTCGAGCACGACGAGCGGTTCGGGATCTGGGGCGGGCTCTCCGAGCGCGAGCGCCGCAAGCTCAAGCGCCGGGTGGTCTGAGCACGTTCCTGCCCCTCGGGTGGGGAGCGGGCGAACTGTCGCTCGGGTAGACGACCTGCCGTGTCGAGGTCCCACGATCTGCGCCGGACGCGGGTCATGATGTCGCCAGGATGACTTCTTCAGACACGACCACGGTGACCGACCCCTACCACCAGCCAGGTGCGGCGCAGCAGCGCGCACGTGGTGCATCGCCCCATGCCGTCACGGCGGTGACCGGCTCCGTGCCCGCCGTCGTCTCGGTGACAGCAGTGGTCGTCACCCAGGGCCGGACCCGCTACCTGCCGCACACGCTCGACGCCGTCCGGTCCCAGTCGGTCGCACCGGACGCCGTGATCGTGGTGGACGTCGCGGCGTCGCAGGCCATGAGCGAGTACCAGGAGCTCCAGCTCGGTGGCGCGCGGTTCCTCGCAGCCCCGCACGCGCGCACCTTCGGGCAGGCCGTGGACATCGCGCTCGCGTCTCGTGGCGCGCAGGACCCGCCGACCTGGATCTGGCTCCTGCACGACGACTCCGCCCCCGACGCCGGGGCCCTGGCCGAGCAGCTCCGGGCGGTCGAGCACTCGAACGCCGTGGCGATCGCCGGCGCGAAGCAGCGCCGATGGGACCTGGACGGGGACTCCGACGGGGTGCTCCTGGAGGTCGGGTTCACGACGTCGCCGCTCGGGCGCAGGATGACGGGGATCGACGAGCACGAGATCGACCAGGGGCAGCACGACGCCCGCGAGGACGTCTTCGCCGTGGGTCTCGCGGGGGCCCTGGTGCGCACCTCGGTCTGGCAGGCGTTGGACGGTACCGACCCGGAGCTCGGGGTGTTCGGCGACGGGCTCGACTTCTGTCGTCGTGCGCGTCTGGCCGGGCACCGCGTCGTGGTCGTCCCGCGCGCGGTGGTCCGGCATGCGCAGGCCTCGCTCCTCGACCTGCGCGCCGAAGGTCACCACGAGGACGAGGACGAACCCCGGGTGCCGGACGTCGAGGCGTCGTACGGGCCCCGGCGGCGCAGCCACCTGCACTACCGGCTCGTGAGCGTCGCCTGGCCGATGCTCGTGCCCGCCGTGATCGCCATGATCCTGTGGGCTCCCTTCCAGGCCATGTACCGCCTCGCGATCAAGCGACCCGCGCAGGCACGCGACGAGCTCCTCGCCCCGCTCTGGGCCGTCTTCCGGTTCCCCGCGCTCGCTCGGTCCCGCCGGTCCGTCCGCCGGACGAGCGTCCTGCCCCGACGCGCGCTGGCCCCGCTGCAGGGCACCTGGCGGGACGTCCTCGGGGAGCGCAGGGACCACCGGTTGGCGAACGCCGAGGAGCACCGGGTCTCGACGGCGCCGACCGATCTCGAGCGGGCCGACCTCCGCGCGATCGCGCGTCGTCGGCGCACCATGCTCGCACTGCTGACGCTCGGTCTCCTCGCGCTGACGGCGGTCGTCTTCGGCGCGGTCTCCGGGACCCTCGTCGCCGGTGGTCGCTTCGTCGGTGGGGAGCTGCTGCCTGCCGACGGGAGCTTCGCCGCGGTCTGGCAGGCGGCGACGGGCGGCTGGGTCGCGGACGGGCTCGGGTCGCCCGCGCCCGCCGACCCGTTCACGACGTTCCTCCTCCCGCTGGCGCTGCTCGGCGGTGGCTCGCTGCAGCCGACGGTCGGCGTCCTGGTGGTGCTGTCGATCGTGGTGGCCGGGCTGGGTGCCTGGTTCGGGGCCGGGGGAGTGACCCGGTCCGTCTGGCTGCGAGCCTGGGCCGCGATCGTGTGGGTGGCGGCGCCGTCCTTCGTGCTCGCGCTCGGGGGCGGACGGCTCGGTGCCCTCGTGGCGCACGCGGCCCTGCCGTGGGTCGCGCTGGGGGTCCTGCGCGCGCTGGGGGTCCACGCGTACGACGAGCTGAGCCCCACGCTCGGACCGACCAGCGGCCGGGCCGTGCCCGCAGGTCGCCGTGCCCTGCGTCGACGGCGGCAAGGATCGGTCGGGGCCGCCGCGGCCGCAGGTCTGGCCCTGCTCGTCGCCGTGTGCGGCGCTCCGATCCTCTTCCCGCTGTTCGTCCTGGCCCTGGCGGTGGTCGCGGTCGGGGCGCGCCAGCACCGCCGATACCTGTTCCTGGTCCTGTTCCCCTCGCTCGTGCTCCTCGCCCCCTTCTGGTACCGCGTCGGCTCCACCTGGACCGACGGCGGGTGGCGCCTGCTCGCGACCGGACCGGGCGTGCCGGTCGGCTCCGACGCGGCGCCGGCGTGGCAGCAGCTCCTCGGCATGCCGGTGGAGGGGGCCCCGTGGTTCGGCCTCGAGGGTGGTGTGCTCGGCGAGGTCGCTCGTCTCGCACCCCTGGCGACGGGCGCCCTGGTCGCCGTGCTCGCACTGCTCGCCCTCTTCCGCGCTCGCGTGGCAGGCGTGGCCTGCGCGTGGTTCGTCGCCGCGCTGGGTCTGGCCGCCGCCGTGGTGACGGGAGCGATCGAGGTCGCGGTCTCGGCCGACGGGGCCGTCCACGGCTGGCCCGGGGTGGGGGTCTCTGTCGTCCTGCTGGGGCTGCTGGGTGCGGCGCTGCTGGGAGCTCCCGGGCTGCGTCCGGAGCGATCGGTGGCCCTGCCGGCCGAGCACGCCGACGCGGCGCAGCTCGTCGAGCAGGCGCCCGCCGAGCCTTCGTCGAGTGCGGCGGAGGCGCTGCCGCCGGCGGAGGACGGCTCCCGTCGCACGGCCCGCCGCGCTCGCACGCTCGCCGGGTGGCGGACAGGTGGCGTCGCCCTGCTCGCACTGGTCGCGGTCGCGGTCCCCGTCGCGTCGGTGGCGTCGTGGACGCTGGCGGCGACCGACCAGGACGGTGCGGTCGGTGACCTGGTCGTCGTGGCCGAGCCCGTCGTCCCGAAGGTGGGGCAGCAGATGCAGGACTCCGATCGTGAGGTGCGCGTCCTGTCGCTCGAGCTCGCCCCGGGCGGGGTCGTCGAGTACGCCCTGCTCCGTGGGGACGGGCCGCAGATGATCGACGCGTCGAGCGTGGTGCAGGCGCGGGCCATGACCGATCCCGCCTACGCGCAGGGCGACCTGCCGACGGTCGTGGCGGGCATGGCGACCGGCAGCGCTGCCGGTGCGGCGCGCGAGCTGGGCGACCTGGGGGTGGGTGCGGTCCTGCTGCCTGCCCCGACGAGCGAGGACGCGGTCGCCGCGCGCGAGCGTGCCGAGCTCGTGGCGCGCCTGGACATGGTGCCCGGGCTCGAACGGGTGACCGAGGGTCAGGCCGCGGTGCTGTGGCGGGTCGCTCCGGGGCCGCAGGAGACGGACGCCCCGGCGTGGGCCCGCGTGGTCGCCGGCCTGCCGATCACGGGCCAGGAGGACGACGAGCCCGTCGCGGTCGAGCGGCTCCTTCCCGCCGACGACAAGACCGTCACGACCCGTGTCGAGGGGGGCGGGGCAGCGCGGGCGATCGTGCTCGCCGAGACCGCGGACCCCGGCTGGAGCGCGACGCTCGACGGACGCCTGCTCGAGCGCGCCGAGGTCGACGGCCGCCAGGCCTTCCTCCTCGGCCCTGAGGGCGGCACGCTGTCGATCGACTTCGTCCCCGCCCACCGGCTGCCCTGGCTCGCGGCGGCCGGCCTGACCCTGCTGATCTTCGTGCTCCTCGCCGTACCGGTGGGACGTCGTCGGACCGGAACGAGGTAGTGCCCGTGACCCCCAGATCCTCCAGACCTCACCCTGTGCTGCGCCGGGTGGCGACGATCGGTACCGGCCTCGTGGCCGTCGCCCTCACGGGGGCCGTGGCCGCCGTCGGGCTGCCAGGAGGCTTCGGAACCGTCGCAGGCGCCGTGCCCGACGTCGAGCGGATCGAGTCCTCGACGCCCGAGCGCACCCTCGTGTGCCCCGCCCCGGTGCGTCTGGCGGACTCGGCGCAGGTCGGGGACGCGCAGTTCGGTGCCGCCCCCGTCGAGACGACGGCCGTGCTGCGTGCCGGTGTGGTCGGTACGGGGTCGACGACGGGGGATCCGGGTGAGACGCCCGTGACGCTCACGGGGCTCGAAGCGCTCGACGCCGCGCCGCTCGAGCACGACGGCGCCGGGGCCACGGTCGTCTCGTTGGCCGACGTGACCGACGGCCAGGCGGTCCGGGTCGGCGCCGGGATGCCGGCGGACACTCGTGTCGCGGCCTCCGTGGGTTCGACGACGACCGCGGGCGACCTGCGCGGGCTCGCGGCGGCGAGCTGCGCCGCGCCGGACATCGACCACTGGCTCGTCGGGGGCAGCACCGAGGTCGGCAGCAGCGCGCAGCTCGTGCTCCAGAACCCCGGGCGCACTCCCGCGACCGTGCGGCTCAGCGTGTGGGGTCCTGGTGGGCCGGTGGTCCTGAGCGGCGGCGGGCAGTACCTGGTCCCGCCGGGCGGGGAGGTCGTGACGCTCGTCGAGGCGTCCGCGCCCGAGCAGCGCCGGCTCGCGGTCCGGGTCGAGTCGACGGGTGGGACGGTCGCGGCCTACCTGCAGCACAGCACGTTGGCGGGTCTGGTGCCGCTCGGGGTCGACTACGTCGTCCCGGGGGCCGCGCCGGCCCGCAGCACGGCCGTCGGGTTCACGAGCACGGGGGAGGCCGTCGACGACGCGCTCGCTCCCCAGGTCAGGCTTCTTGCTCCCGGGGCGGAGGCAGGGACCGCGACGCTGACGGTCTACGGGGCGGACGGCCGGGTCCGCGTGCGTGGCGGCGAGCAGGTCGAGCTGGCCCCGGGGGTCGTGACCGACCAGTCCCTGGGCGGGCTGCCCGCAGGGGCGTACACGGTGGTCGTGGACGCGACGGTGCCGGTCGTGACGGGTGCGGTCGAGGCCCGAGCGGGCGACACGGCCCAGGACTCGCCGGCCGGCGCTGCGCAGGTCGATCGTGCGTGGCTCGCGTCGACCGCCGTCGTCCCGGCCGCGACCGCCGCCACCGTCGACATGGACCCCGAGGACGTGCCCGACCCGACCCGGCGAACCCCCGACCGCGGGACCGTGACGCTCGTGCCGGGCACGTCGGGCGTGGTGCGGGTGGGCGCGGTCCCTCGCGAACGCTCCGAGGACTCCGACCCGACGGGTGCCTTCCGGGGCACGCTGCGCGCGTACGGTCCGGACGGCGCCCTGCTGGGGGAGACGGTGCTCGACGTCCCCGCCGGGTCGACCGTCACGTTCGACGTCGGCGGGCTGGGGGCCGGGACCGAGCCTGCCGTCCTGACCCTCGACGCGGACCAGGAGCAGGGCGCCACCACGACGGGGGCGGAGCCCGTCTGGTCGGTCCTCCTCACCACGGGGCCTCCGCTCACGGGCGCTCCGGAGGGGGCGCCGGGCACCTTGGTGTCCGTCCTCCTGCCGGTCTCCCCGGCCGCGAGCCAGGGGAGCGTGGACGTGCGCGCCACCCGGACCGCGGGCCTGCCCGACTGACCCGTCAGCGGCCGCCCTGGTAGCGAGGGTCGATCTCCTCGGGGGTGCGCGCGAGCATGTGCGCGACCTGCTCGACGACGACGTCGCGCACCAGGTCGGACAGGTCGTCGTCGTCGAACGCCCGGGACTCGACGGGGCGACGGTAGACGACGATGCGGGCCGGCTGCCCGGCGTCGGCGGGGAAGTAGCGCCCGAGCGGGACGCCCGCGTCCTCCCAGGGAGCGGGGTCCGAAGGGGGGACGTCCTCGACCGCGAACTCGGTGCCGTGGAGCTGTCGGGACCAGTCCCGCTCGAGCAGGCCGATGGTCGCGATCACCTGCTCGTCGAACTTCTCGCCGCGCGTGCGGTTCGCCGGGGCCGACGGCGGGAGGAGCGGTCCCCGGATACCGCGGCCTCGGCGGTCCCGGCGGCGCGGGTGCGGCCCGACGTCGTTGAGGTCCGGGCCGCGGGCAGGGATGCGCAACGAGGCGACGAGCGGTGCGGGGGCGTCGGACGAGGGCTTCTCGGGGCGACGGCGCGAGCCGTGCGGGGCGGGGGAGGGCGAATGACCGGGCACGCCTCCGAGCGTAGACGAACCGCCGTCCCCGCGCCCCGACCACGACGTGCAGGATGCGCGCCCGGCGTGTATGGCACCGCGACCACCGTGCAGGGCGTAGTGTCAGCGCGTGAGATCCGTCAGACAGTGCTCGCGCACCGCATGCACCCGTGCCTCGGTGGCGACCCTCACCTACGTCTACGCGGACTCGACCGCCGTGCTCGGGCCCCTGGCCCACCTGGCCGAGCCCCACAGCTACGACCTCTGCTCGGAGCACGCCGAGCGTCTCACGGCCCCCCGCGGGTGGGAGGTCGTTCGTCTCGCGCAGCACTTCGTCGAGACCGGCCCGAGTGCCGACGACCTCTCGGCGCTCGCCGAGGCGGTCCGCGAGGCGGGCCGTCCGCGCCCCGGCCCCGAGCCCGACGACGTCACCGAGGTCGGGCGGCGAGGTCACCTGCGGGTGCTGCGCGCCGAGGGCGACTGAACCCCACGCCCCGTTTCCCGGCTAGGCTGAACCGGTGCCCATCGACCTGACCCAGCTGATCAAGGCCTACGACGTCCGAGGCACCGTCCCGGACCAGTTCAACCCGCAGGTCGCCCGAGCGATCGGCGCGGCGTTCGCCCGCGTCGTCGTCCTGCCCGAGGCCACCACCGAGGGCGAGCCTGCTCCGCGCCCGAGCGTCGCCGTCGGGCGGGACATGCGTGACAGCGGCCCCGACCTCGTCGACGCGTTCGCCCAGGGACTCGCGGACGCGGGCGTGGACGTGCTGCGGATCGGTCTGTGCTCGACCGACGGCCTCTACTACGCGTCGGGCGCGCTGGACATCCCCGGTGCGATGTTCACCGCGTCGCACAACCCCGCGGTCTACAACGGCATCAAGCTGTGCCGTGCGGGCGCCCGCCCCGTGGGCCAGGACTCGGGTCTGGTCGCGGTGCGCGAGCTCGCCCAGGAGTACCTCGACGGCGAGCTGCCCACCCCGGTCGCGGACCGAGGCGAGATCACGGGCCGCGACATGCTCGCCGACTACGCGGCGTTCCTGCGCTCGCTCGTGGACCTTCGGGCCATCCGCCCGCTCAAGGTCGTGATCGACGCGGGCAACGGCATGGGCGGCTACACGGCCCCTGCGGTCCTGGGGACCGCAGCAGGTCTCGAGGCGCTGCCGCTCGACATCGTGCCCCTGTACTTCGAGCTCGACGGGACCTTCCCGAACCACGAGGCGAACCCGCTCGACCCCAAGAACCTGGTGGACCTCCAGGCCGCCGTCGTCGAGCACGACGCGGACCTGGGCCTGGCGTTCGACGGCGACGCCGACCGCTGCTTCGTGATCGACGAGCACGGCGACCCCGTGTCCCCGTCCGCGATCACGGCCCTGGTGGGGCTGCGCGAGGTCGAGCGCGAGAAGGCCGCCGGGCGGGTCCCGACGATCATCCACAACCTCATCACGTCGCGTGCAGTCCCGGACTTCATGACCGCGGCGGGCGCGAAGGTCGTCCGCACGCGCGTGGGCCACTCGTTCATCAAGGCGCAGATGGCCGACAACGACGCGGTGTTCGGCGGGGAGCACAGCGCCCACTACTACTTCCGTGACTTCTTCTTCGCGGACACGGGCATGCTCGCGGCCCTGCACGTGCTCGCGGCCCTGGGCGGGCAGGAGCACCCGTTGTCCGCACTCGCCGAGGTCTACGAGCCCTACTCGGCGAGCGGCGAGATCAACTCCCAGGTCTCCGACGTCCCCGCCGCCCGGGCCCGGGTGGTCCAGGCGTACGTGACCGAGGAAGGTGCCGGGCCGGTCGAGGTCGACGAGCTCGACGGCCTCACCGTCTCCCACTGGGGTTCCCACCCGCAGTGGTGGTTCAACCTGCGCGCGTCCAACACCGAGCCGCTGCTGCGGCTCAACGTCGAGGCCGCGGACGAGGACATCATGGAGAAGGTGCGCGACGACGTCCTGTCGCTCGTCCGTGCCACCGCGAACAACGCCACCGCGAACAACGCGACCGCGAACAACGCCACCGACGACGAGAGCTGAGACCGAGCACATGAGCAACGACACGACGCCGAGCACCCCTGAGGCCGTCACCCTCGACGCATGGGTCCGCGAGGCGCTGCGGTGCCCCGTGACCGGAGCCACCCTCGTGGACGGCACGGCCCCGGACGGCAGCCCCGAGCTGCACTCGACGGACCCGGAGCGGCCGCTCGCCTACCCGGTGCGCGACGGCATCCCCGTCCTGCTCGAGGGGGACGCGCGGTCCCTCTGAGGACCTGCGGCCGTCGAGGGACGACGACCACGAGCCCGGCCCCCCTGACGGGGCCGGGCTCGCGGCGTGTTCCCACGCTCCTCGTCCTGCCGTGCGGCCCGCGGTGCGATGCTGGACCGAGCACGCGCCACGGGCCGGACCCGCGTCGTCCGAGTCGAAGGAGAGCCACGACATGTCAGCTCATGGAGGCAACCGGGCGGTGATCGCGGCCCTGCTCGCGAACATGGGCATCGCGGTCACCAAGTTCATCGCCTGGGGACTCACGGGGGCGTCGTCGATGCTCGCCGAGGGGGTCCACTCGCTCGCCGACTCGGGCAACCAGGCGCTGCTCCTGCTGGGCGGCAAGAAGTCCCGGCGGGCGGCGGACGAGGAGCACCCGTTCGGCTACGGGCGCGAGCGGTACGTCTACGCGTTCATCGTCTCGATCGTGCTGTTCACGGTCGGTGGCCTGTTCGCGCTCTACGAGGCCTGGCACAAGTGGGAGGACCCGCACCCCATCACCGAGTGGCAGTGGGTGCCCATCGCGGTGCTGCTGGTGGCGATCGGCATGGAGGGGTTCTCGTTCCGCACCGCGATCCGCGAGTCGAACACCGTGCGAGGCCAGCAGTCGTGGCCCTCGTTCGTGCGCAACGCCAAGGCGCCCGAGCTTCCCGTGGTGCTGCTCGAGGACTTCGGTGCGCTGATCGGCCTCGTCCTGGCCCTCGGCGGGGTGGGCCTGACCCTGGTCACGGACGACGGACGCTACGACGCCGCGGGAACCGCGTGCATCGGCATCCTGCTGGTCCTCATCGCGATCGTGCTGGCCGTGGAGACCAAGTCGCTCCTGCTCGGAGAAGCGGCGAGCCGTGACGACGTCGCCGCGATCCGCGCGGCCCTCGTGGGAGAGGGCGTCGCGTCCGTGATCCACCTCAAGACGCTGCACCTCGGGCCCGAGGAGCTGCTCGTCGCGGCCAAGATCGAGGTCACCGCGACCGCGGACGGGGCGTCGATCGCCCGCGCGATCGACGCCGCCGAGGTCCGCGTCCGCGCGGCGGTGCCCATCGCGCACGCCATCTACCTCGAGCCGGACCTGCGCCGGGCGGAGCCCGCGCCCGACATCCCGACGGCGTAGCGCGAGTCCGCTGCCCGACGGCGGAGGTGGGCTCCGGCGCGCGAGCCCGCCTCCGCCGTCGGGCCCGGGACGCGCCAGAGGCCGGCACCCCGCAGGGGGTGCCGGCCTCTCGTGTTCGTCCCGAGGAGGCTCAGGCCTCCGCGGCGGCCTTGAGGTCGTCGACGAACGTCGGGTTGGCGTCGAGCCACTCGCGCACCGAGGCGTCGTTGTCCGCGCCCTCGTTCTCGTTGAACATGATGTTCTCGAGCGAGAAGAGCTGCTCGTCGCTCAGCGTGAGCGCGGAGATCCACGACGCGACGTCGGGGTGGTCCTCGGTGAAGCCCGTGCGGGCGACCGAGTGGATCTTCTCGGCCTCGCCCATGGCGCCCTCGGGGTCCTCGAGGTCCTTGACGGGGAAGGCGTCGTAGGCCCAGTGCGGGCGCCACAGCGTGACGGCGACGTTCTCGCCCGCGTCGGTCGCGCCCTTGAGCTCGGCGAGCATGGCCGGGGTCGAGGAGATGACGAAGTCCAGACCCTCCAGGCCGTAGGCCGGGATGGCCTCGTCCTGCGTGATGCGGGTCAGGCCCGCACCGGACTCGATGCCGACGATGCGGTTGCCGAACAGGTCGGCGTTCGCGGCGAGCTCGTCGATGCTGTCGATCGGCGCGTCCTCGTTGACGGCGATGGTCAGCTTGGCGTCGTCGTACCAGTAGCCGAGGTCCTCGAGGTCGTCGCCGTACTGCTTCTTGTAGTCGGCGTGCGTGAGGGGCAGCCACATGTCGAAGTTGACGTCGAAGTCGCCTCCGGCCATGCCCGTGTAGACGACGCCGGGGTCGGCCGTCTCGGTGCGGACGGTGTAGCCCTCGTCCTCGAGGATGGCCTTGAACAGGTGCGACACCGCGATGCCCTCGTCCCAGCCCGAGTGGATCGCGATCGTGATGTCCTTGTCGGCCCCGCCTCCGGAGCCGGCGTCGGTGCCCGAGGCGCAGGCCGACAGGCCGAGCCCGAGGGCGAGCGTGGACGCGACGATCGCGGTGCGACGACGAGCCTGGTGGTGACGTGCGGGAGACATGGTGTCCTTCCTTCGGTGGGCAGGCCGCAGGTACGGCGGTGCCCGCCTGGGTTGGTGGTGGTACGGGAAGCGTGGGGTGGTGCGGTGCGGGGGTCGGGGCCGGACGACGGGTGCCGGCCCCGACCGGGGCGTCTCAGACCGCGGTGGCCGCGAGGGCCTTGGCGACGGGCGAGCGCGTGCTGAGGGCCGAGGTCACGCGGTCGAGGAAGATCGCGAGGATCACGACCGACAGACCCGCCTCGAAGCCGAGCGAGATGTTGACCCGCTGGAGGGCCGCGACGACGTCGCGTCCCAGGCCGGCCGCGCCGACCATACCGGAGATCACGACCATCGAGAGCGAGAGCATGATGACCTGGTTGACGCCCGCCATGATGGTCGGCATCGCGAGGGGGAGCTGGATCTGGCGCAGGATGCGCCCCGGCGTGGAGCCGAACGCGTGCCCGGCCTCGACGACCTCCCGATCGACCTGACGGATGCCCAGCTCGGTGAAGCGGACGCCGGGAGCGAGCGCGAACACGACGGTCGCGACGATGCCCGGGACGGCTCCCGTGAGGAAGATGATGACCGTCGGGATGAGGTACACGAACGCGGGCATCGTCTGCATGAAGTCGAGCACGGGGCGCAGGACCCGCGAGACGGTGTCGTTGCGGGCGGCCCAGATGCCCAGCGGGATGCCGATGAGCAGCGCGATCGCGCTCGCGACG
This region of Oerskovia jenensis genomic DNA includes:
- a CDS encoding WhiB family transcriptional regulator yields the protein MWNVLGDDLGAFPSDAGQPVETVAPVLPLFGEVVDDGLMGWQERALCAQTDPEAFFPEKGGSTREAKKVCTGCEVRAECLEYALEHDERFGIWGGLSERERRKLKRRVV
- a CDS encoding glycosyltransferase; this translates as MTSSDTTTVTDPYHQPGAAQQRARGASPHAVTAVTGSVPAVVSVTAVVVTQGRTRYLPHTLDAVRSQSVAPDAVIVVDVAASQAMSEYQELQLGGARFLAAPHARTFGQAVDIALASRGAQDPPTWIWLLHDDSAPDAGALAEQLRAVEHSNAVAIAGAKQRRWDLDGDSDGVLLEVGFTTSPLGRRMTGIDEHEIDQGQHDAREDVFAVGLAGALVRTSVWQALDGTDPELGVFGDGLDFCRRARLAGHRVVVVPRAVVRHAQASLLDLRAEGHHEDEDEPRVPDVEASYGPRRRSHLHYRLVSVAWPMLVPAVIAMILWAPFQAMYRLAIKRPAQARDELLAPLWAVFRFPALARSRRSVRRTSVLPRRALAPLQGTWRDVLGERRDHRLANAEEHRVSTAPTDLERADLRAIARRRRTMLALLTLGLLALTAVVFGAVSGTLVAGGRFVGGELLPADGSFAAVWQAATGGWVADGLGSPAPADPFTTFLLPLALLGGGSLQPTVGVLVVLSIVVAGLGAWFGAGGVTRSVWLRAWAAIVWVAAPSFVLALGGGRLGALVAHAALPWVALGVLRALGVHAYDELSPTLGPTSGRAVPAGRRALRRRRQGSVGAAAAAGLALLVAVCGAPILFPLFVLALAVVAVGARQHRRYLFLVLFPSLVLLAPFWYRVGSTWTDGGWRLLATGPGVPVGSDAAPAWQQLLGMPVEGAPWFGLEGGVLGEVARLAPLATGALVAVLALLALFRARVAGVACAWFVAALGLAAAVVTGAIEVAVSADGAVHGWPGVGVSVVLLGLLGAALLGAPGLRPERSVALPAEHADAAQLVEQAPAEPSSSAAEALPPAEDGSRRTARRARTLAGWRTGGVALLALVAVAVPVASVASWTLAATDQDGAVGDLVVVAEPVVPKVGQQMQDSDREVRVLSLELAPGGVVEYALLRGDGPQMIDASSVVQARAMTDPAYAQGDLPTVVAGMATGSAAGAARELGDLGVGAVLLPAPTSEDAVAARERAELVARLDMVPGLERVTEGQAAVLWRVAPGPQETDAPAWARVVAGLPITGQEDDEPVAVERLLPADDKTVTTRVEGGGAARAIVLAETADPGWSATLDGRLLERAEVDGRQAFLLGPEGGTLSIDFVPAHRLPWLAAAGLTLLIFVLLAVPVGRRRTGTR
- a CDS encoding DUF5719 family protein, which translates into the protein MTPRSSRPHPVLRRVATIGTGLVAVALTGAVAAVGLPGGFGTVAGAVPDVERIESSTPERTLVCPAPVRLADSAQVGDAQFGAAPVETTAVLRAGVVGTGSTTGDPGETPVTLTGLEALDAAPLEHDGAGATVVSLADVTDGQAVRVGAGMPADTRVAASVGSTTTAGDLRGLAAASCAAPDIDHWLVGGSTEVGSSAQLVLQNPGRTPATVRLSVWGPGGPVVLSGGGQYLVPPGGEVVTLVEASAPEQRRLAVRVESTGGTVAAYLQHSTLAGLVPLGVDYVVPGAAPARSTAVGFTSTGEAVDDALAPQVRLLAPGAEAGTATLTVYGADGRVRVRGGEQVELAPGVVTDQSLGGLPAGAYTVVVDATVPVVTGAVEARAGDTAQDSPAGAAQVDRAWLASTAVVPAATAATVDMDPEDVPDPTRRTPDRGTVTLVPGTSGVVRVGAVPRERSEDSDPTGAFRGTLRAYGPDGALLGETVLDVPAGSTVTFDVGGLGAGTEPAVLTLDADQEQGATTTGAEPVWSVLLTTGPPLTGAPEGAPGTLVSVLLPVSPAASQGSVDVRATRTAGLPD
- a CDS encoding metallopeptidase family protein; its protein translation is MPGHSPSPAPHGSRRRPEKPSSDAPAPLVASLRIPARGPDLNDVGPHPRRRDRRGRGIRGPLLPPSAPANRTRGEKFDEQVIATIGLLERDWSRQLHGTEFAVEDVPPSDPAPWEDAGVPLGRYFPADAGQPARIVVYRRPVESRAFDDDDLSDLVRDVVVEQVAHMLARTPEEIDPRYQGGR
- a CDS encoding DUF3499 domain-containing protein, translating into MRSVRQCSRTACTRASVATLTYVYADSTAVLGPLAHLAEPHSYDLCSEHAERLTAPRGWEVVRLAQHFVETGPSADDLSALAEAVREAGRPRPGPEPDDVTEVGRRGHLRVLRAEGD
- a CDS encoding phosphomannomutase/phosphoglucomutase; translation: MPIDLTQLIKAYDVRGTVPDQFNPQVARAIGAAFARVVVLPEATTEGEPAPRPSVAVGRDMRDSGPDLVDAFAQGLADAGVDVLRIGLCSTDGLYYASGALDIPGAMFTASHNPAVYNGIKLCRAGARPVGQDSGLVAVRELAQEYLDGELPTPVADRGEITGRDMLADYAAFLRSLVDLRAIRPLKVVIDAGNGMGGYTAPAVLGTAAGLEALPLDIVPLYFELDGTFPNHEANPLDPKNLVDLQAAVVEHDADLGLAFDGDADRCFVIDEHGDPVSPSAITALVGLREVEREKAAGRVPTIIHNLITSRAVPDFMTAAGAKVVRTRVGHSFIKAQMADNDAVFGGEHSAHYYFRDFFFADTGMLAALHVLAALGGQEHPLSALAEVYEPYSASGEINSQVSDVPAARARVVQAYVTEEGAGPVEVDELDGLTVSHWGSHPQWWFNLRASNTEPLLRLNVEAADEDIMEKVRDDVLSLVRATANNATANNATANNATDDES
- a CDS encoding Trm112 family protein, which codes for MSNDTTPSTPEAVTLDAWVREALRCPVTGATLVDGTAPDGSPELHSTDPERPLAYPVRDGIPVLLEGDARSL
- a CDS encoding cation diffusion facilitator family transporter, whose protein sequence is MSAHGGNRAVIAALLANMGIAVTKFIAWGLTGASSMLAEGVHSLADSGNQALLLLGGKKSRRAADEEHPFGYGRERYVYAFIVSIVLFTVGGLFALYEAWHKWEDPHPITEWQWVPIAVLLVAIGMEGFSFRTAIRESNTVRGQQSWPSFVRNAKAPELPVVLLEDFGALIGLVLALGGVGLTLVTDDGRYDAAGTACIGILLVLIAIVLAVETKSLLLGEAASRDDVAAIRAALVGEGVASVIHLKTLHLGPEELLVAAKIEVTATADGASIARAIDAAEVRVRAAVPIAHAIYLEPDLRRAEPAPDIPTA
- a CDS encoding glycine betaine ABC transporter substrate-binding protein; protein product: MSPARHHQARRRTAIVASTLALGLGLSACASGTDAGSGGGADKDITIAIHSGWDEGIAVSHLFKAILEDEGYTVRTETADPGVVYTGMAGGDFDVNFDMWLPLTHADYKKQYGDDLEDLGYWYDDAKLTIAVNEDAPIDSIDELAANADLFGNRIVGIESGAGLTRITQDEAIPAYGLEGLDFVISSTPAMLAELKGATDAGENVAVTLWRPHWAYDAFPVKDLEDPEGAMGEAEKIHSVARTGFTEDHPDVASWISALTLSDEQLFSLENIMFNENEGADNDASVREWLDANPTFVDDLKAAAEA
- a CDS encoding ABC transporter permease, which produces MSTTDTFVPRVPLGDWVAVFVEWLTATFKPFFAVVKDVLLGCYDALAAVLQGPPFLVVALVLAALAFFAKGWKLGVTALVGFVVIASVDQWDNAMDTLALVLVASAIALLIGIPLGIWAARNDTVSRVLRPVLDFMQTMPAFVYLIPTVIIFLTGAVPGIVATVVFALAPGVRFTELGIRQVDREVVEAGHAFGSTPGRILRQIQLPLAMPTIMAGVNQVIMLSLSMVVISGMVGAAGLGRDVVAALQRVNISLGFEAGLSVVILAIFLDRVTSALSTRSPVAKALAATAV